In Brassica napus cultivar Da-Ae chromosome A3, Da-Ae, whole genome shotgun sequence, the sequence TATTTCTTGAGTATCCAAATGAAACTAATCATGAGTATCCAAATGaaacaaatatcaaatttaaaaatgtagATAATGCGTGAATAACCACATGAAGATTTACTGGTGAGTGTTTATTACTACATTTAATAAAGTGATTTAAATTTCATAGACCAAAATAATGAAAGGAgtatatcaatatattttaatagacaGTAAAATGTATATACTATATTGAATATGATATGAGTCGCAACCTTTTAGTTCCTTGTATATAAACAACACTCCAAATGACAGGCAAAATACAGAAACCAAAACAAGTAATGTAATAAACTCGTCAAACATAGCTCtgctttttcttttccttcgaTCAGATTCAGATCCAGACAATGAATCAAGATCTTCAAGAACCAATGGCGGAGATCATGCCAAATATCATAACAGCAATGTCGTATCTATTGCAAAGGGTATCGGAGACCAACGACCATCTGAGCCAGAAACAGAGCATCTCAGGCTTCCATGGAATAACCAAACCTTCAATCTCAATCAGAAGCTACCTCGAGAGGATCTTCAAGTACGCAAACTGCAGCCATTCGTGTTACATCGTCGCGTATATATACTTGGATCGGTTCATCAAGAAGCAGCCCTTTTTGCTCATCAATTCCTTTAGTGTTCATAGGTTTATAATCACAAGTGTCTTGGTCTCTGCTAAATTCATGGATGACTTGTAAGTAAATCATTCTGAGGCTAATTTATTGAAATTCACTAATCAACAgatgtttgatttatttacaaCTAGGGGTGtaccggcgcgtagcgccggttTTTCAAcgttagatttttgtttttcgatGTAAtagtgtaaatatatataatctgaCTGCTAATATGTATTTAATGTGATTCTACCAAAATTCGGGTGCAATCCACTCATttaaaatgtgaaatataacttttaaaaataaattaattttacattaaaagtaatattaattttaacaatatttttataaaaaaaaattttcatttattagtttattttcattttttaaaatcatatagtTGAAAATGCATTGGCTTAAGTATTTTCCTAATTTGAACATAATATAATAAGTATAATGtagtttaaattttacataaattatttctcttttgttatttgtgtttcttaaattcaatagttttttttctttttatatatttataagaaaatgtaaATTAAGACAAAGCGTAATTAAAATAGCTAATTCACAGTAATAGAAAAAGATTTTAAGTTAGTTACccatcataaaatataatatattaacaaaCTCTTTTGGTGAATCATGTATTAAGTAATAACTATTTTTGTACCATCAAAGCTCACTGGAATCTTGAATTACAACATATGGCTATTGCTGTCGTTAAAGCTCGGTTGGTTTGAAACCCAGCAAGTGCCGGACAACAATGTGCTAGATATGCAGTTTCAAATGTAAATATTCCTTTACAACTACGCATGCACTATGAACCCAATGCATTTTGAGATGCTGAAGTTCATGATATCGGCACTGTACCACATGTACCAATCGCTTATTACATTTTGAATTCATGAGTATATCACTTGGGAAAGTTCACTCTAGTCAAGTCATTTTTGTTCTTTCACTTTCACATGGAACCAATGAAATATCAGCTTCTGTTTcatatgtaaaacaaaaaattagtaAAAGAAATGTGAAGAACAATAGTAACTGAAGATAACAGTTTCACTAATCTCTGCAATTTTGTGTTTTGATCAAGATCTGCCAGATTGCTGGAATATGCACATAGCTTGAAGCTTCAATCACTCGTAATTCACCTTCTCCAGGAAAATCTTGTTCAATAAGTGAAGAGTTATCTGTTATTGTCACCATATAGATCCGGGCTCACCTATTGTAAAGCAAACACAGGTCATTATACAGTATGAGaaacaaaatcatattcatatatattcCCTAGAAGCTAACTGAGTGTATCTGCCAACCTTATATGCTGCACCTTATCCCCCACACATTTATAGTCACTTTAGATACTTATCCCTGTCCACATAAGCTATGGCACGCTACTGTTCaagaaaccaaaacaaacaacacaactcagatcaagaaaccaacaataaaaaaaaaaaagaaactttgaCATACCTAGTGACCACTTTGGTTGTGAGGCCAGGTTCTGCAGATTTAGGTAAGATGACAGTTCTATGCTTCTTCTTGCCATATATTTTGACTGAACTTGCTCTCAAGGTATCATCTTCCTTTGTCCTCCTCATGGGAATGGTTCCTTCGGCACATTTACCATATCAATTCCATAACTGAGGGATATGTATGCCCTTCTCTTTTGACTTAGTAGGAGACACTTTGTTGTCATCAAATAATTCCTCAGGATGGTAATTAGGCTTCATCCAAAGAAGAAACCGCAagtaaaataaactaaacattAGCACTTAGAACATAAAACACAAATCCCAAATAAATTCTAAGTAAACGTCATTCTATGTACCTGAATCTTGTGATATTTGAGGAAAGGGTGATCAAAAGCTGGTTGCTTTGAGATAGGAACACATTCAATTATATCACCATCTGAGCTCTGTAAATGACATCCAAAGTTATAAACTTTCGTAAGAGGAACCGTATCTTTCATTGTGAGATCACGACGCAATGTGTACTTGTTAGTTATTCaattaggaaaaaaatataaacaaaaccaaaaagtaaaagaaatcaTCATGTGTAGTGTAGTAGGAAAGAGAAACCAGGAATCATTAGATTGTGATACTTACCCAAATCAATCCAGACAGAAAAATGcttaaaagaag encodes:
- the LOC111214463 gene encoding cyclin-U4-3-like — translated: MNQDLQEPMAEIMPNIITAMSYLLQRVSETNDHLSQKQSISGFHGITKPSISIRSYLERIFKYANCSHSCYIVAYIYLDRFIKKQPFLLINSFSVHRFIITSVLVSAKFMDDLSARLLEYAHSLKLQSLVIHLLQENLVQ